A window of the Acidithiobacillus thiooxidans ATCC 19377 genome harbors these coding sequences:
- a CDS encoding DUF302 domain-containing protein, producing MRKYLCMVGLAALWISPMASATSQSMTRIQSHHSVSITVKRLKQVIVAKGATIFADINFAHGAKLVGMPLRPTQLLIFGNPRLGTQLLESRQTAGLYLPPMKILVWRDAHGQVWVGYRNPQKMVHESGVVGHVRLIRKMQHLLGVFSQQAVGQP from the coding sequence ATGAGAAAGTACCTGTGTATGGTTGGACTGGCAGCACTCTGGATCAGTCCTATGGCCTCGGCTACCTCACAATCGATGACACGTATTCAGAGTCACCACAGCGTGTCTATCACCGTTAAACGCTTAAAACAGGTTATTGTGGCCAAGGGTGCCACCATATTTGCGGACATTAATTTTGCACATGGCGCCAAATTGGTGGGGATGCCTTTGCGACCTACGCAGCTACTTATTTTTGGTAATCCTCGCTTGGGTACCCAGCTACTTGAATCGCGTCAAACCGCCGGACTGTACCTACCACCGATGAAAATACTGGTGTGGAGGGATGCTCATGGTCAGGTATGGGTGGGGTATCGTAATCCTCAAAAGATGGTCCATGAGAGTGGTGTCGTCGGCCATGTCCGATTAATCCGCAAAATGCAGCATCTGTTGGGAGTTTTCAGCCAACAGGCCGTTGGCCAACCATGA
- a CDS encoding IS1595-like element ISAth1 family transposase, whose amino-acid sequence MKAEAMNLLQWQARFGTEEKCAEALKQQRWPNGFQCPHCGHDQGHWVVSRKVYQCNHCRRQTSVTAGTLFHSTNLPLVQWFLAIYLMVCDKGGLSALRLSKQIGVSWITAHLMLRKMRHAMADRDSIYRLGGLVELDDAFVGGRRSGGKSGRGAEGKTPILVAIESRDKKAGFMAMETIPSVSAGNIRQFVQRHLLPWQTTRTDGLMALRVLGETQHHEGRVTPPEQLDEWLPWVHIAIGNLKAFLLGTYHGVTGKYLQEYLDEFIYRFTRRFWEPELPLRLLNACMDHIPVRLVAEKG is encoded by the coding sequence ATGAAAGCAGAAGCCATGAATTTGCTGCAATGGCAGGCGCGGTTTGGTACGGAAGAGAAATGTGCCGAAGCGCTGAAACAACAGCGCTGGCCCAATGGCTTTCAATGCCCGCATTGTGGGCACGATCAAGGCCACTGGGTAGTGTCTCGCAAGGTCTACCAGTGCAATCATTGCCGACGCCAGACCTCTGTAACGGCTGGCACCCTCTTTCATTCCACCAATCTGCCCTTGGTGCAGTGGTTTCTGGCCATCTATCTGATGGTCTGCGACAAAGGTGGCTTGTCGGCCCTGCGCCTCTCCAAGCAGATCGGGGTCTCCTGGATTACTGCTCACCTGATGCTGCGCAAGATGCGCCACGCCATGGCGGACCGGGACAGTATCTACCGCCTGGGTGGATTGGTTGAGTTGGATGATGCTTTCGTGGGCGGACGTCGATCCGGAGGCAAAAGCGGACGCGGTGCAGAAGGGAAAACACCGATCCTGGTAGCTATTGAAAGCCGGGATAAGAAGGCGGGTTTCATGGCTATGGAAACCATCCCTTCGGTATCCGCTGGAAATATCCGTCAGTTCGTTCAGCGTCATTTGCTCCCCTGGCAGACTACCCGCACGGATGGCTTGATGGCATTGCGCGTTCTGGGAGAAACCCAGCACCATGAAGGCCGTGTTACACCGCCAGAACAGTTAGATGAATGGCTGCCCTGGGTACACATCGCTATTGGCAACCTTAAAGCGTTCTTGCTGGGAACTTACCATGGAGTCACCGGCAAATATCTGCAGGAATACCTGGATGAGTTCATCTATCGCTTCACCCGACGCTTTTGGGAGCCTGAGTTGCCATTGCGCCTGCTCAATGCCTGTATGGACCATATCCCTGTCCGATTGGTAGCTGAAAAAGGTTAA
- a CDS encoding thioredoxin fold domain-containing protein, with the protein MKKRRLSGWLLTGWLITLPLAATAAPAQENMLFQEMTKPQHANPKALPPSAIAAAITHAHTFLVGHQGPELTAFMDPNCIWCHRLYEKALPIIGAEKLRLRVVLVGFLKPSSPAKAASILMANNPAKALAYDESHFNTQTEEGGIRPAPNPPPLIRRAVRNNTRLLIRTGEEATPTLLYRNKHGQWELQHGLGSHGLHKIMEIIS; encoded by the coding sequence ATGAAGAAAAGAAGGTTGTCAGGATGGCTGCTGACTGGATGGCTGATCACACTTCCGTTGGCGGCCACGGCTGCACCTGCCCAGGAGAACATGCTTTTTCAGGAAATGACAAAGCCCCAACACGCCAATCCCAAGGCGCTTCCTCCAAGTGCTATTGCTGCAGCGATAACCCACGCACACACTTTTCTGGTCGGGCATCAGGGGCCTGAGTTAACGGCATTTATGGACCCTAACTGTATCTGGTGCCATAGATTGTATGAGAAAGCTCTGCCCATCATCGGGGCTGAAAAATTGCGGTTGCGGGTAGTTCTGGTGGGATTTCTGAAGCCCTCCAGTCCGGCCAAGGCCGCATCCATCCTGATGGCGAATAATCCAGCCAAGGCATTGGCCTATGATGAATCGCATTTCAATACCCAAACAGAAGAAGGCGGGATCCGTCCAGCCCCCAATCCTCCGCCCTTGATACGTCGCGCCGTGCGCAATAATACCCGGCTGCTTATCCGTACGGGTGAGGAAGCAACGCCCACGTTACTCTACCGGAACAAACATGGGCAGTGGGAACTACAACATGGTTTGGGGAGCCATGGGTTGCATAAAATCATGGAGATCATCTCATAA
- the dsbD gene encoding protein-disulfide reductase DsbD, with protein MSSTSQERGDHLIRLAGNAFFGLWAPLIVLLLMLSPSALASSLVSITSLNASSLMSSTNSVHHSPFLAPAKAFLFKARMAPNDTLVLQWIAAPHYHLYRNRITLQVSPRSAHLAPYTLPPGKPMDIPGVGTLAVYEGDTTTIRVPVHFTGTPPKQLRVTSSFQGCANAGVCYPVITKSYTLSPTGIIASTVRHAPALADTHPALQKPVQPSVVAGQYGQFAAGLAGGQVLLTLLLFFLAGLGLAFTPCIFPMIPILSSLVVGQGNTQLTVKQSRRHAFWISLAYVLGMSLAYTVAGVLAAITGSYLQAFFQNPWVLSGFSALFVVLALSMFGFYELQMPNAIQSRLSRYGKGGHFLSAFVMGVLSALIVGPCVAAPLAGALLFIAHTGNVVLGGVALFLLGLGMGVPLLIIGTSAGHFLPKSGAWMNGVKAVFGVVLLGVAIWFLSRIVPGPVTLALWSALAILSGIFLGAFAANSGGWPRFFQGLGILAVVYGVVLGVGASAGASLVLEPLAPFVAKEVSVAPLQNHALQKHHPLHFTVVRSLPQLQSALAAAKGHPVLVDFWATWCVECQRMDVETYDNPHVEKALQPLTLIRVNVTASDAASRHLLHHFQLFGPPAVLLVNAQGHLVAQYEGYEGPETLLQHLQQKLGHTMTDH; from the coding sequence ATGAGCAGCACCTCTCAGGAACGAGGAGATCATCTCATCAGACTAGCGGGAAATGCCTTTTTTGGGCTGTGGGCACCGCTCATCGTATTGTTGCTGATGCTCTCTCCATCCGCCCTTGCCAGTTCATTGGTTTCAATAACGAGTCTCAATGCTTCGTCATTGATGTCGTCCACCAATAGCGTGCATCACTCACCGTTTCTGGCACCGGCCAAAGCCTTCCTCTTTAAGGCGCGCATGGCACCAAACGATACCCTGGTCCTCCAGTGGATCGCCGCGCCTCATTATCACCTCTACCGCAATCGGATCACTTTACAGGTAAGCCCTCGTTCTGCCCATTTGGCGCCTTATACCCTGCCACCGGGCAAACCGATGGATATACCGGGGGTCGGAACCCTGGCTGTTTATGAGGGCGATACCACCACGATTCGGGTGCCCGTACATTTCACGGGCACGCCCCCCAAGCAACTTCGAGTCACCAGCAGTTTTCAGGGATGTGCCAATGCCGGTGTCTGCTACCCAGTCATCACGAAAAGCTATACGCTAAGCCCGACGGGAATTATTGCCAGCACCGTACGGCATGCTCCGGCTTTGGCCGACACGCATCCTGCTCTGCAGAAGCCGGTTCAACCTTCTGTGGTGGCCGGTCAATATGGGCAGTTCGCAGCGGGATTAGCCGGCGGGCAAGTCCTCTTAACGCTACTGCTTTTCTTTCTGGCGGGCCTTGGACTAGCCTTCACACCCTGCATTTTCCCCATGATTCCCATTCTGTCCTCCCTGGTGGTCGGTCAGGGGAACACTCAGTTGACCGTGAAACAGTCCAGAAGGCATGCATTCTGGATTTCTCTGGCCTACGTGCTGGGTATGTCATTGGCCTATACGGTTGCCGGGGTTCTTGCAGCGATCACTGGATCCTATCTGCAGGCCTTTTTTCAAAATCCCTGGGTGCTCAGTGGATTCAGTGCATTGTTTGTCGTACTGGCGCTCTCCATGTTCGGTTTCTACGAATTGCAGATGCCCAATGCCATACAATCGCGCCTGTCCCGTTACGGGAAGGGCGGACACTTTCTCAGCGCCTTCGTGATGGGTGTGCTGTCCGCCCTGATCGTCGGACCGTGTGTCGCGGCCCCATTAGCGGGGGCTCTGCTGTTCATTGCCCACACCGGCAACGTAGTTCTGGGGGGGGTGGCCCTGTTCCTTCTGGGGTTGGGCATGGGGGTCCCCCTGCTGATCATCGGGACTTCTGCCGGACATTTTCTGCCCAAATCCGGCGCATGGATGAATGGCGTAAAGGCCGTCTTTGGCGTGGTTCTGCTGGGAGTGGCCATCTGGTTCCTGTCACGAATTGTGCCGGGACCGGTTACGCTGGCCTTATGGTCAGCGCTCGCCATCCTCTCAGGTATTTTTCTGGGGGCGTTTGCAGCCAATTCCGGAGGATGGCCCCGATTCTTCCAGGGACTCGGCATACTGGCTGTTGTCTATGGTGTGGTTCTCGGAGTCGGTGCCTCGGCGGGTGCTTCTCTGGTGCTTGAACCTTTGGCCCCTTTCGTGGCAAAAGAGGTTTCAGTCGCCCCTCTACAAAACCATGCACTTCAAAAGCATCATCCCCTCCATTTTACCGTGGTTCGCAGCCTTCCCCAGCTGCAATCGGCTTTGGCCGCAGCAAAAGGGCACCCGGTATTGGTGGATTTCTGGGCAACCTGGTGTGTAGAGTGCCAGCGTATGGATGTCGAAACCTATGACAATCCCCATGTAGAAAAGGCCTTGCAACCACTCACGCTAATTCGGGTGAATGTGACAGCAAGTGATGCCGCATCGCGCCACCTGCTTCATCATTTCCAGTTATTTGGGCCACCGGCAGTATTGCTGGTCAATGCGCAAGGGCATCTGGTTGCCCAATATGAAGGCTATGAAGGACCCGAAACGCTCCTGCAGCACCTGCAGCAGAAGCTGGGCCATACGATGACTGATCATTGA
- a CDS encoding thioredoxin fold domain-containing protein, whose translation MNCNTRLTVLTGMLIGILGIGSALAATELPPLPKMAQNNYWKDIGQRLTYIQEGHKGPVIYDFFDPNCPYCHGMYDEEQPLIKAGKLSVRYVPVAYLMPSSTPEAAAILQSPHRVQALQHFEGLAAKSFAAPMGPQGPVGLPQAKALPQTLHALKVNMAVLQSAHSMGVPAILYERKNGTTGLMPGMVSRGELLTIIPNLK comes from the coding sequence ATGAACTGCAACACAAGACTGACCGTTTTAACCGGCATGCTGATCGGCATCTTGGGCATAGGATCTGCCCTGGCAGCCACAGAACTTCCGCCTTTACCCAAAATGGCTCAGAACAATTATTGGAAGGACATCGGCCAGCGACTGACCTATATCCAGGAAGGGCATAAAGGACCGGTCATTTATGATTTTTTTGATCCGAATTGTCCTTATTGCCACGGTATGTACGATGAGGAACAACCGCTAATCAAAGCCGGAAAACTCTCCGTACGTTATGTGCCGGTCGCTTATCTCATGCCCAGTAGCACCCCTGAAGCTGCCGCTATTCTGCAATCCCCGCATCGGGTCCAGGCGCTGCAACATTTTGAGGGATTGGCTGCCAAGAGTTTCGCGGCACCTATGGGACCCCAGGGGCCTGTTGGTCTGCCGCAAGCCAAAGCACTTCCACAGACGCTTCACGCTTTAAAAGTGAACATGGCTGTACTGCAAAGTGCCCACTCGATGGGCGTACCCGCCATTTTGTATGAACGCAAAAATGGCACAACAGGATTAATGCCCGGCATGGTATCTCGCGGGGAACTGCTGACCATCATTCCGAATCTGAAATAA
- a CDS encoding thioredoxin fold domain-containing protein: MENRMRTRWLKWLGIGLFGSSLLLFGTTFAEAQTATGTATAVPPKKLTANVLWKHILAHHLTYIQEGHHGPIIYDFQDPNCPYCHVMYNHEAALIKGGKLTVRYVPVAFLTPQSPAEAAAWLQSSHPLTTLKHFESIVGPALQSGDYRSLPKATPTAKTTQDLKHNLEMMGALGFNGTPAMLYRLKNGHIGRIPGMISEKQLSGLLPHLR, from the coding sequence ATGGAAAACAGGATGAGAACCCGCTGGCTGAAATGGCTGGGAATCGGGCTATTCGGCAGTAGTCTATTACTTTTTGGCACGACTTTCGCTGAAGCGCAGACAGCAACGGGAACGGCTACAGCGGTACCGCCAAAAAAACTGACGGCGAATGTTCTTTGGAAGCATATTCTGGCGCATCACCTCACTTATATTCAGGAAGGCCACCACGGTCCCATCATTTATGATTTTCAGGATCCCAATTGTCCTTACTGCCATGTGATGTACAACCATGAGGCCGCCTTGATTAAGGGCGGAAAATTGACGGTCCGTTATGTCCCCGTGGCCTTCCTGACGCCACAAAGTCCGGCAGAAGCCGCCGCTTGGCTGCAATCTTCCCATCCTCTGACAACATTGAAACATTTTGAATCCATTGTTGGTCCGGCGTTACAGAGCGGTGACTATCGCAGCCTTCCCAAAGCCACACCCACAGCAAAAACAACCCAGGATCTTAAGCATAATCTGGAAATGATGGGTGCATTGGGTTTCAATGGCACGCCCGCCATGTTGTATCGTCTCAAAAATGGTCATATTGGCCGCATCCCCGGCATGATTTCTGAAAAACAGCTTTCCGGGCTGCTGCCGCATTTGCGGTGA